One genomic segment of Lampris incognitus isolate fLamInc1 chromosome 2, fLamInc1.hap2, whole genome shotgun sequence includes these proteins:
- the vamp3 gene encoding vesicle-associated membrane protein 3: MSTAGPEDSGVAPGNRRLQQTQAQVDEVVDIMRVNVDKVLERDQKLSELDDRADALQAGASQFETSAAKLKRKYWWKNCKMWAILIAVLVIIVIIIIISTQT, translated from the exons GTCTACTGCTGGCCCAGAAGATTCTGGCGTGGCGCCAGGCAACCGCCGCCTGCAACAGACCCAGGCCCAGGTGGATGAG GTGGTGGATATCATGCGTGTCAATGTGGACAAAGTGTTGGAGCGAGACCAGAAGCTGTCTGAGCTTGATGACAGAGCAGATGCACTGCAGGCTGGAGCCTCCCAGTTTGAGACCAGCGCTGCCAAGCTCAAGAGGAAGTATTGGTGGAAGAACTGCAAG atgtgggccatcCTGATAGCGGTGCTAGTGATCATTGTGATCATCATCATTA TCTCGACTCAAACGTAA